TGTAGGTTTTGGAAATCTATCTCTTATGGACATAGACTGATAGGTGCCAACTATTGCTGTCGGAACAACTGGAACGTTTAACACACTGCTTAGAATAGCAAAGCCCTTTTTAAAAGGAAGAAGTCTTCCGTCCCTTGTCCTTGCACCTTCCGGAAAGATTACCACTACTCTTTGAGTTTTCAAAAGCCATGCGGTCTTTTCCACAGACTCTTTAACCTTTTTCTGAAGGTCTATGGGCACCACATGTGCTAACTTTCCAAAAGTTGAGCTTATTGGATTTCTGAAATACTCTTCCGCTCCCAAAAAGTAGGTCTTACTTGCAATAGAGTGGGGTAGGGCACTTGCCAATACAAAACCATCCAAATAACTTGCGTGGTTTGGAGCGATTATAAAGGGTGGTTCGGGCAGGTTTTCCAATCCATAAACTTCCAGCCTGTTGTAAAGTCTGAAGAAAAGTTTCAGCAAAAAAAGACCTAAATTAAACACAGTGTGGTTGTGATAAGGAATGTAAGGGCTTGCGGACTTTATTATTTTCTCCCAATTTATCTCTTGTGGTTCAAACTTCTGCCTCTTTTCCTTTACAAGATTTTCAAGCTCTTTTACAGTGGGATGGAGAGAGAGATCTTCTTCCCTTAAGGAAACTCCAAAGCTTGATTCTAAGAAGGCTAAAAGTTCTACCTTTGCCAAAGAGTCCAAGCCAAGGTCAAGCTCTATGTGTTCAAAACCTTTTACTTCTTTCCCGGAGAGCTTAGAAAGAAAGCTTGCTATTACCTTGCCCTCTTCTTCTAAAACTACCGTCGGTTCTTCCCTTTTCTTTTCTGTCTTTTCCAAGTTTCTGTATATTTCTGGGATCATAAACCTTCTTAGCTTTCCAAGACGGGTTTTTGGCAGTTCTTCAGAAGTCAGCTTAAAACCTTTTATCCTCTTCCAGTCGGGAAGCTCTCTATTGACTCTATCCACCACTTCCCACTTTACGTATTCCTCAAGGTTCAGTATTTTCAGCTCCTTTGCCTTTTCAAAATCAGGATGAATCAAGGCATGAAGGCTCCCATCCACTTCCAGAACGCAAACCTCTTTAATAACAGGACTTCTTTTGGATATTAGTAATTCCAACTCCTCTGGGTTTACGTTTTTGCCTCCAGACAAGACTATAACCTCTTTTTTCCTTCCTGTTATGTATAGATAACCTTCCTGGTCTACGTATCCTAAGTCTCCGGTCAGAAGCCAACCTTGTTTGAAGGCTTTTTTAGTTTCCTCCTCCTTTTTATAGTAGCCCTGCATAACGTTTGCACCCTTTACCATAATTTCACCATCTTGATCTACCTTAACCTGAACTCCCTCTATAGGCAAACCTACTGAACCAAGCTTTATTTTGTCTGGAGGATTAAAACTAACTATAGGAGAGGTTTCCGTCAGGCCGTATCCTTCAAGGACCAAAAAACCCAAATTATCAAAGAACTTGGCAGTTTCTAAGGGAAGCTTTGCGCCACCGCTTACCATATACTTTAACCTTCCACCAAAGGTCTGATGGACCTTTTTAAAAATCAACTTTCTTAGCTTTCTGCCCAAAACTGGACTAACTCTAAGTAGGACCTTAGCCAAAGCGTTTTGTTCTATTTTTTCTTTAATCCTTTGGTGTAAAAGTTGATACAGCCTTGGCACTCCTATTAGTATGCTGATAGGATGCTTTTGCAAGGTTTGCATCAGAGCTTCAGAGCTCAGCTTTTCTAAAAAGACTATAGTAGCACCCAAGTATATGGGCAAAAGCACAGAAACCACCAAAGGGTAAGAATGGTGGAAGGGAAGAATAGCCAAAGTGCTGTCTTCCTTTGAGGCTACCTTCAGGTGCTCTACGCCGAGGATGTTTGAAACAATGTTTTTAAAACTTAGCATTACACCCTTTGGCTCTCCGGTGGTGCCAGAGGTGTAAAGGATCAACGCGGTATCGTGAAAGTGTCTGCGCATAACATGTTCAATGGGCTTTGGTGGTACAGCTCTGTCTAAGTTTATTACCTTAGTGTTTAAGTTTAAAGAAAGGAGAGCTTCCTTTAGGTGTTCTTCTGTTTTTTCGGAACACACCACCACACTGGGAGTTGTCTCCCTTAGTATGTATTCAAGGTCTTTTTTAGAGGACATAAAGTCTATTGGCACCCCTATCCCACCCCTCTGCCAAAGGGCATAAAGGGCATATATCCACTCGGGCCTGTTCTCTGCAAGGATAACCACCCTATCACCCGGTAGAATGTCCATATAATTGGCATACTCTTTTGTCTTTTCTATTAATTCAGAGTAGGATATTTCTTTCTCTTTGTATACAAGGGCAGTTTTTTTAAAATCCTTTGGTATTGGTAAAACGAGCTTGTTCTCTAAGTCTATCTGCATTAAGATTTTTCTTCTTCTTTTTCTTTGTGATACCCGCTTATGTATTCTTTCAAAAGCGTAATTCGTGTGTTTGCATCAACCTTTAAAGAAACTGTTTTGTCTCCAATTTCCACCACCGTTCCTATTATTCCCGAAGAGGTTACTACCCTATCCCCTTTCTTTAGCTTGGAGAGAAACTCCTGATGCTTTTTTCTTGCTTTTTGCTGTGGTCTTATAAGAAGAAAGTAAAACAAGGCAAACAGAAAGGCAAAGAAAAACAGCTGAAAAAGTAGTGCAGACCAAGGGCTTGAACCATGGGGGGCAGAACCTTGAGCAAAGGCAAACTCTATCATACTACTCCTCCTTTATGCTTTCTATTTTTTCTACAATACTTTTTTTAAAACTGTCGCTTAGGTCCTCTTTTGAGGAGAAAGTATAACTTCCTTCCTTTTCCAGGACTATTCCCACAAGCTTTAGCCCTTTTACTTCGGCCTCAAGTGTTTCCCTTGTGGTGCGGTCTAAGTATTTTTTTATACTTTCTTCGTCTGAAAAATTTACCTGCATATCTACGATGTTTATCTCTTCAGGATCTTCACAATCCTTTGAAAGGTAGAGATTATATACAGCATATTCTCCCGACTCTTGCCTTATCTTGCTAAAAAGCTCCTCTATATAAAGCCTTGTTTGATGCCTTATGCTCATGGCTTTTATTTTATCATGGGCTATGTTCAAAGATCCCACAGACTCAACTGCTTTTGTAGTATTTGTATAATTTAACATAAGATACGTCGGGTGAGAAATTAGGGAAGGGGCAAAAATCTCTTGTTAAAAAGCTTTGGCGGGCAGAGAATTATAATACCCCCAAACCCCACCAAAGGGTGCTCTCTTTATATCCTTTCCTACATCACCAACATGCCTGTCCTTAACCTCTCAATACAGTCTTGGCATCTATTCAGAAAAAGCAGAACAATGATCTTTGTAAAGCTAATACTTGGAAGCAAAGTAAAGCTTATAGTAGACGGCACTGTATTAAAGTAGAGTTTGAAGAGATTTACTATGGAGTGCTCCTAATGGTTTTATGTGATGAAAATCAAGTGGTGATGGATGTTTGGTTTCATCCAGCCAGCTACAATGAAATAAAGTCTTTTAGGTTAAGGAAAAGCAAGAGCAGGTGGTTTAGGTTTTTGGTAGAGACTTTTTGAGTTATGGGCGATAGAGGTTATAGGGGCTGTGAGTTTGTGGAGGTTTGCGAAAAGAAAGAAGATAAAAGCTTAAGGCAGGCTGTAGAGGGAGTGAACTCACAGATAAAGGCTTTCAATTCTGTTAGCAGGTGGAGAAAGGGAATAACCCTTTTGACTTACCTTTATGGTTATGCTATTGGTTATAGCTTTTTCAGGAAAAGTCATGTGCTTGGTTAATTTCTCACCCGACGTAAGGTGTTTATAATAAAAGCCAAGATGTATGTAAAGAAACTTAAAAGCCCTCAGAGCAAGCCAAGTTCCTGTGGGGGAGCCATTCCCCTCTGAAGCCATTACTTGGACAGGGTTAGGAGTAGGTCAGTTCCCTTAGAGATGGCACTTAGTACATTCAATGCCATCCAAACCATTTCAAAAACACCGCACCCAAGGGTGGCAAGGTTAGGCTTAAAGAGTATGGCCTGCCGTGAAAAGGTATGCTTTCAGCTTTTACCCCTCCCATGTTTCCTATGTTTGCACCACCGTAAAGTTCGGAATCTGAGTTAAATATCTCAAGCCAAAGACCGTCAAAAGGAACTCCCACCCTGTAGTTATATCTTGGCACGGGTGTAAAGTTGCAAACTACCAAAATAGTCTCGCCTTCCTTTGACTTTCTCAAAAAGCTTATTATACTTTGCTCGTAGTCTGAAAAATCTATCCATTCAAAACCCTGAGGGTCGCAGTCCAGCTCGTGCAAAGCTTTTTCTTTGCAGTATATGTGATTTAAATCCTTTACAAGCCTTTGAATTCCTTGGTGGGGTGCATACTCCAAAAGATGCCAGTCCAAGCTATTGTTGTGGTCCCATTCCCTCCACTGTCCAAACTCTCCGCCCATAAACAGAAGTTTTTTACCCGGAAAGGCATACATGTAAGAAAATAAAAGTCTTAAGTTGGCAAACTTTTGCCAATCGTCCTTTGGCATTTTGTTAAGCAAAGAACCTTTGCCATGCACCACTTCGTCGTGAGAAAGTGGAAGGATAAAGTTTTCGTGAAAGGCATACCATACGCTAAAGGTTAGCTTATCTTGGTGGTATTTTCTATAAATCGGGTCCTTTGAAAAGTAAAAGAGGGTATCGTTCATCCATCCCATGTTCCACTTGTAGCCAAAGCCAAGCCCCCCTACGTAAGTGGGTCTGCTTACCATAGGCCAGGCGGTGGATTCCTCTGCTATGGTGTGGATGTCTGGAAAGTCCCTGTAAAGGGTTTCGTTTAGCTTTCTTAGAAACTCTATGGCTTCTAAGTTTTCTTTGCCACCGTAGATGTTTGGGACCCACTCAAAGCGAGAATAGTCCAAATAAAGCATAGACGCAACCGCATCCACCCTTAGCCCATCTGCATGATAAACATCTATCCAGAAGTGAGCAGAGCTTAAAAGGAAAGACCTGACTTCTGGCTTGCCATAATCAAAGACAAAGCTTTTCCAATCTGGATGCCACCTTTTTCTCCAGTCTTCGTATTCGTAAAGATGGGTGCCGTCAAAGTATGCAAGCCCGTGTTCGTCTATGGGAAAGTGGGAAGGAACCCAGTCCAAGATCACCCCTATGCCCCTTTGGTGCAGGCTATCTATAAGATACATAAAGTCCTGTGGTGTGCCATACCTTGAGGTGGGAGCAAAGTAGTTGGTAATCTGATAACCCCAAGAGCCGTAAAAGGGATGTTCCATCACAGGCAAAAACTCCACATGGCTAAAGCCCATATCCTTTACATACTCTCCCAACCAATAGGCAAGCTCCCAGTAGTGAAGGGACCTGTTTATGTCTTCTGGCACCCTCCTCCAAGAACCCAAATGCACCTCGTAGATGCTCACAGGAGAGTTATAGGAGATCTTTTTACCTCTTACCTTCATCCAATCGTCGTCGTTCCAGTGATAGCTCAGGTCCCAAACTATGGATGCATTACCCGGTGGTTGTTCGCAAAAAAAGGCAAAAGGGTCTGATTTTTCCCTTCCTACGCCATCTGCACCAACCACAAAGTATTTATACTTGCAACCCTTCCAAACACCGGGCACAAAAAGCTCCCAAATACCCGATGGGTCTGATCTTTTTTTCATCGGATGAGAAAACTTGTTCCAACCGTTAAAGTCTCCGAAAACAAATACTTCCTTAGCGTTCGGGGCCCAAACCGCAAAATGGCATCCTCCCTCCACAAGGTGAGCGCCAAGCTTTCTGTAAAGCCTTGTATGCGTGCCTTCTTTAAACAGATAAACATCATAATCCGTTATAGGTGAGTAAAACTCCATTAAGCCAGAAGAACTGCTCCCTTAGAAGCGCTTTGAACAAACTTCACATACCTTCTTAGCCACCTGCTTTTTATTTCTTTCTCCTTTGGTTTAAAGCTTTCCATCCGCCTTTTGAATTCTTCCTCCGATATCAAGAGCTCAATCCTTCTGTTTGGTATGTCTATAAGTATCTCGTCCCCATCTTGGACTATGCCTATGGGACCTCCTGCGGCAGCTTCTGGTGAGATGTGTCCCACGCAGGCACCACGGGTGCCACCAGAGAACCTTCCGTCTGTGATCAGAGCCACTTTATCTCCAAGGCCCATACCCATAATGGCAGAAGTGGGAGATAGCATTTCCCTCATACCCGGACCACCCTTCGGACCTTCATACCTTATGACCACCACGTGCCCAGGTTGAACTTTACCAGACATAATACCTTCTACCGCTTCCTCTTCTGAATCAAAGCATATGGCTTTACCCTTGAACACGAGCATTTTCTCATCTACACCAGCGGTTTTTACTACGCTACCCTCTGGAGCAAGGTTGCCAAACAGAACCGCCAAACCTCCATCCTTTGAGTAGGGATTCTCTATCCTTCTTACCACCTCTCCGTCTGCCTCTGGAGCTTCCTCCGCTATTTCCCTTAGGGTCTTTCCGCTAACGGTTAGCTTGTCCGGATAGGGAAGGTATCCGCCCCTTATCATCTCTTTAAGGATCGTTGGTATGCCTCCCACACTGTCCAAGTCTTGAATGTGATAGTGAGATGATGGTGAGATCTTACAGAGAGTAGGTGTTCTTTTTGATATTTCGTTTATCCTGTTTAGGTCGTAGTCTATTCCTGCTTCGTTGGCTATTGCCAATAGGTGCAAAACTGTGTTGGTAGAGCCCCCCATGGCAATATCCACCGCAAAGGCATTGTCAAAGGCTTCTACTGTGAGTATATCCCTTGGCTTTATGTTTTCTTTTAAAAGCTCCATTATCCTTCTTGCTGCTTTTCTTGCCAAAAGTTCCCTTCTTGGGTCCACCGCCGGTATGGTGCCGTTTCCCGGAAGACCAAGACCTAAAACTTCTGTAATACAGTTCATAGAGTTGGCGGTGAACATTCCAGAACAGCTACCACAGGTGGGACAGGCAGACTGTTCTATGAGTTTTA
The genomic region above belongs to Thermocrinis sp. and contains:
- a CDS encoding AMP-binding protein; the encoded protein is MQIDLENKLVLPIPKDFKKTALVYKEKEISYSELIEKTKEYANYMDILPGDRVVILAENRPEWIYALYALWQRGGIGVPIDFMSSKKDLEYILRETTPSVVVCSEKTEEHLKEALLSLNLNTKVINLDRAVPPKPIEHVMRRHFHDTALILYTSGTTGEPKGVMLSFKNIVSNILGVEHLKVASKEDSTLAILPFHHSYPLVVSVLLPIYLGATIVFLEKLSSEALMQTLQKHPISILIGVPRLYQLLHQRIKEKIEQNALAKVLLRVSPVLGRKLRKLIFKKVHQTFGGRLKYMVSGGAKLPLETAKFFDNLGFLVLEGYGLTETSPIVSFNPPDKIKLGSVGLPIEGVQVKVDQDGEIMVKGANVMQGYYKKEEETKKAFKQGWLLTGDLGYVDQEGYLYITGRKKEVIVLSGGKNVNPEELELLISKRSPVIKEVCVLEVDGSLHALIHPDFEKAKELKILNLEEYVKWEVVDRVNRELPDWKRIKGFKLTSEELPKTRLGKLRRFMIPEIYRNLEKTEKKREEPTVVLEEEGKVIASFLSKLSGKEVKGFEHIELDLGLDSLAKVELLAFLESSFGVSLREEDLSLHPTVKELENLVKEKRQKFEPQEINWEKIIKSASPYIPYHNHTVFNLGLFLLKLFFRLYNRLEVYGLENLPEPPFIIAPNHASYLDGFVLASALPHSIASKTYFLGAEEYFRNPISSTFGKLAHVVPIDLQKKVKESVEKTAWLLKTQRVVVIFPEGARTRDGRLLPFKKGFAILSSVLNVPVVPTAIVGTYQSMSIRDRFPKPTKIKVVFGKPVYPEGKSLEDVVQEVRAEVESLLNQGTDLFTHNSP
- the yajC gene encoding preprotein translocase subunit YajC: MIEFAFAQGSAPHGSSPWSALLFQLFFFAFLFALFYFLLIRPQQKARKKHQEFLSKLKKGDRVVTSSGIIGTVVEIGDKTVSLKVDANTRITLLKEYISGYHKEKEEEKS
- the glgB gene encoding 1,4-alpha-glucan branching protein GlgB, whose amino-acid sequence is MEFYSPITDYDVYLFKEGTHTRLYRKLGAHLVEGGCHFAVWAPNAKEVFVFGDFNGWNKFSHPMKKRSDPSGIWELFVPGVWKGCKYKYFVVGADGVGREKSDPFAFFCEQPPGNASIVWDLSYHWNDDDWMKVRGKKISYNSPVSIYEVHLGSWRRVPEDINRSLHYWELAYWLGEYVKDMGFSHVEFLPVMEHPFYGSWGYQITNYFAPTSRYGTPQDFMYLIDSLHQRGIGVILDWVPSHFPIDEHGLAYFDGTHLYEYEDWRKRWHPDWKSFVFDYGKPEVRSFLLSSAHFWIDVYHADGLRVDAVASMLYLDYSRFEWVPNIYGGKENLEAIEFLRKLNETLYRDFPDIHTIAEESTAWPMVSRPTYVGGLGFGYKWNMGWMNDTLFYFSKDPIYRKYHQDKLTFSVWYAFHENFILPLSHDEVVHGKGSLLNKMPKDDWQKFANLRLLFSYMYAFPGKKLLFMGGEFGQWREWDHNNSLDWHLLEYAPHQGIQRLVKDLNHIYCKEKALHELDCDPQGFEWIDFSDYEQSIISFLRKSKEGETILVVCNFTPVPRYNYRVGVPFDGLWLEIFNSDSELYGGANIGNMGGVKAESIPFHGRPYSLSLTLPPLGAVFLKWFGWH
- the ilvD gene encoding dihydroxy-acid dehydratase, which codes for MLRSDIVKKGVEKAPHRALLRACGLTDEDFDKPLIGIANSYIDIIPGHVHLREFVEPIKEEVRKAGGVPIEFNVIGVDDGIAMGHYGMHYSLPSRELIADSVETVVEAHQLDALICIPNCDKIVPGMLMAAVRLNIPTIFISGGPMLAGELNGKKVDLISVFEGIGQLKAGKIDEGQLKLIEQSACPTCGSCSGMFTANSMNCITEVLGLGLPGNGTIPAVDPRRELLARKAARRIMELLKENIKPRDILTVEAFDNAFAVDIAMGGSTNTVLHLLAIANEAGIDYDLNRINEISKRTPTLCKISPSSHYHIQDLDSVGGIPTILKEMIRGGYLPYPDKLTVSGKTLREIAEEAPEADGEVVRRIENPYSKDGGLAVLFGNLAPEGSVVKTAGVDEKMLVFKGKAICFDSEEEAVEGIMSGKVQPGHVVVIRYEGPKGGPGMREMLSPTSAIMGMGLGDKVALITDGRFSGGTRGACVGHISPEAAAGGPIGIVQDGDEILIDIPNRRIELLISEEEFKRRMESFKPKEKEIKSRWLRRYVKFVQSASKGAVLLA